From a single Nothobranchius furzeri strain GRZ-AD chromosome 7, NfurGRZ-RIMD1, whole genome shotgun sequence genomic region:
- the lss gene encoding lanosterol synthase: MIEGTCLRRRGGPYKTEPATDLRRWRLTNVEGRQTWSYVEDQETPHRPQSMLEAHSLGVDTSKFVSNTPAAQTALDAAKKGMTFYRHLQAEDGHWAGDYGGPLFLLPGLLITGHVAKIDLPEAWKREMVRYLRSVQLPDGGWGLHVEDKSTVFGTTLSYTSLRILGVDPDDPDLVRARNNLHSKGGAVGIPSWGKFWLAVLNVYSWEGMNTLLPEMWLLPTWMPAHPSTLWCHCRQVYLPMSYCYAVRLSAEEDPLILSLRQELYVEDYSSIDWPAQRNNVSSCDLYTPHSTLLNVTYMVMNVYEAHHSTTLREKAVRELYEHVQADDRFTKCISIGPISKTINMLVRWHVDGPSSSIFQEHVSRIPDYLWLGLDGLKMQGTNGSQLWDTCFAVQAFLEAGAQNDSKLAESLCDAHHFLRVTQIPQNPPEYQKYYRQMSKGGFPFSTRDCGWIVADCTAEGLKSVILLEELCPSIRHHFTPERLYDAVNVLLSMRNRDGGFATYETKRGGKLLELLNPSEVFGDIMIDYTYVECTSAVMQALRHFQKIHPDHQTQEIRSALTEGLEFCRRMQRPDGSWEGSWGVCFTYGTWFGLEAFACMGHTYKNKDVPDEVQKACQFLLDRQMLDGGWGEDFESCEQRRYVQSSTAQIHNTCWALLGLMAVRHPDQQAVERGVQLLIDKQLLNGDWPQENIAGVFNKSCAISYTSYRNVFPIWSLGRFSRLYPSSPLTGKMKM; this comes from the exons ATGATTGAGGGAAC GTGCCTGCGGAGGCGAGGTGGACCTTATAAAACAGAACCAGCTACAGACCTGAGGCGCTGGAGGCTGACTAATGTGGAGGGCAGGCAGACCTGGAGCTATGTGGAGGATCAGGAAACCCCCCACAGACCCCAGAGCATGCTGGAAGCTCACTCTCTTGGAGTAGACACC AGTAAGTTTGTATCCAACACTCCAGCTGCTCAAACGGCTTTAGATGCTGCTAAGAAAGGGATGACCTTCTACAGACACCTTCAGGCTGAGGACGGCCACTGGGCTGGAGACTATGGTGGACCCCTCTTTCTGCTCCCAG GTCTCCTCATCACCGGTCATGTAGCAAAAATTGATCTGCCAGAGGCCTGGAAAAGGGAGATGGTGAGATACCTGCGTTCTGTTCAGCTGCCAGATGGAGGCTGGGGTTT ACATGTAGAAGATAAGTCTACTGTGTTTGGAACAACACTGAGCTATACATCCCTGAggatcctgggggtggatcctgaTGACCCAGATTTGGTTCGTGCTCGGAACAACCTGCACAGCAAAG GTGGTGCAGTCGGGATCCCATCATGGGGTAAATTCTGGTTGGCTGTTTTAAACGTCTACAGCTGGGAGGGAATGAACACATTATTACCAGAGATGTG GCTTCTCCCCACCTGGATGCCGGCCCATCCCTCCACCCTGTGGTGTCACTGCCGTCAGGTCTACCTGCCTATGAGCTACTGTTACGCTGTCAGACTGTCTGCAGAGGAAGACCCCCTAATTCTCAGCCTCAGACAG GAGCTGTATGTTGAGGACTATTCCTCCATTGACTGGCCTGCTCagaggaacaatgtgtcatcatgtGACTTGTACACACCTCACAGCACCCTGCTGAATGTCACCTACA TGGTGATGAATGTGTATGAAGCCCACCACAGCACCACACTGAGAGAAAAGGCTGTCAGAGAGCTTTATGAGCACGTCCAGGCTGACGATCGCTTCACCAAGTGCATCAGCATTGGACCG ATCTCCAAGACTATCAACATGCTGGTTCGTTGGCATGTGGACGGTCCATCCTCTTCCATTTTTCAGGAACATGTGTCCAGGATCCCAGACTACCTCTG GCTTGGATTAGATGGACTAAAAATGCAG GGGACAAATGGATCCCAGCTCTGGGACACATGTTTTGCTGTTCAGGCTTTTCTTGAG GCCGGAGCTCAGAATGACTCCAAACTGGCCGAGAGTCTTTGTGACGCCCATCACTTTCTCAGAGTCACACAG ATTCCTCAAAATCCTCCTGAATACCAGAAATACTACAGGCAGATGAGCAAG GGAGGTTTCCCCTTCAGCACCAGAGACTGTGGCTGGATTGTGGCCGACTGCACGGCTGAAGGTCTGAAGTCTGtgatcctgctggaggagctctgtCCCTCCATCAGACATCACTTTACTCCTGAACGTCTGTATGATGCTGTCAATGTG CTTCTGAGTATGAGGAACAGAGATGGTGGATTTGCTACTTATGAAACTAAGAGAGGAGGAAAGCTCCTGGAGCTGCTGAACCCCTCTGAGGTGTTTG GTGACATCATGATAGATTATACTTATGTAGAGTGTACATCAGCTGTGATGCAGGCTTTGAGGCACTTTCAGAAGATCCACCCTGATCATCAAACTCAGGAGATAAG GTCCGCTCTGACAGAAGGTCTGGAGTTCTGCAGGAGGATGCAGAGGCCTGATGGATCCTGGGAAGG GTCCTGGGGAGTGTGTTTCACATATGGAACATGGTTTGGCCTTGAAGCCTTCGCGTGCATGGGTCACACTTATAAGAACAA GGACGTGCCTGATGAGGTGCAGAAAGCCTGCCAGTTCCTGCTGGACCGACAGATGCTGGACGGAGGCTGGGGGGAGGACTTTGAGTCATGTGAGCAGCGGCGCTACGTCCAGAGCAGCACAGCTCAGATCCACAACACCTGCTGGGCTTTATTGGGACTCATGGCCGTCAG ACATCCTGACCAGCAGGCCGTTGAGAGAGGAGTTCAGTTGTTGATTGATAAGCAGCTGCTCAACGGAGACTGGCCACAG GAGAACATTGCGGGCGTATTCAACAAGAGCTGTGCCATCAGCTACACCTCCTACAGAAACGTCTTCCCGATCTGGTCCCTTGGACGTTTCTCAAGGCTTTACCCGAGCAGTCCGCTGACTGGAAAGATGAAGATGTGA